Proteins co-encoded in one Astatotilapia calliptera chromosome 18, fAstCal1.2, whole genome shotgun sequence genomic window:
- the psma8 gene encoding proteasome subunit alpha-type 8, with protein sequence MAARYDRAITVFSPDGHLFQVEYAQEAVKKGSTAVGIRGKDIVVLGVEKKSVAKLQEERTVRKICALDEHVCMAFAGLTADARIVINRARVECQSHRLTVEDPVTVEYITRYIATLKQRYTQSNGRRPFGISALIVGFDYDGTPRLYQTDPSGTYHAWKANAIGRSAKTVREFLEKNYTEEAIAGDNEAIKLAIKALLEVVQSGGKNIELAVIRRNQPLKILESKEIETLVAEIEKEKEEEAEKKKQKKST encoded by the exons ATGGCGGCAAGATATGACAGAGCTATTACTGTCTTTTCTCCCGATGGTCATCTGTTTCAAGTGGAGTATGCACAGGAAGCTGTAAAGAAAGGTTCTACAGCG GTGGGAATCAGAGGTAAAGACATTGTTGTCCTTGGTGTGGAGAAGAAATCTGTTGCAAAGTTACAGGAGGAAAGGACTGTCCGCAAGATATGCGCACTGGATGAGCACGTCTGCATGGCATTTGCAG GTTTGACCGCAGATGCTCGTATTGTGATAAACAGAGCTCGTGTTGAGTGCCAGAGCCACAGGCTAACAGTTGAGGACCCAGTCACAGTGGAATACATCACACGCTACATAGCTACACTGAAACAG cGCTATACTCAAAGCAATGGTCGCAGGCCGTTTGGCATCTCTGCATTAATTGTTGGCTTTGACTACGATGGAACTCCCAGGCTGTATCAGACGGACCCGTCAGGAACGTACCATGCCTGGAAG gcaAATGCAATCGGCCGTAGCGCAAAAACTGTGAGAGAGTTCTTGGAGAAGAATTACACAGAAGAAGCCATTGCTGGGGACAATGAGGCAATCAAGTTGGCCATCAAAGCTTTGCTTGAG GTTGTCCAGTCAGGAGGGAAAAATATTGAACTTGCTGTTATCAGACGAAATCAGCCACTGAAG ATTTTGGAATCCAAGGAAATTGAGACCCTGGTGGCTGAgattgaaaaggaaaaagaagaagaagcagagaagaaaaagcagaaaaaatccACATAA